A segment of the Phoenix dactylifera cultivar Barhee BC4 chromosome 15, palm_55x_up_171113_PBpolish2nd_filt_p, whole genome shotgun sequence genome:
caTGGCCTCTGacggggtgctctctccagagggaggcctggacttgagagtcctgacctcgaaggggaagtccgcttgcAGGAGGCTCCGGATggactggagccggaggaggcggtgccgttgggatgcccctgggttgcaagctttggacagcggtagccaaggcttgcacttgttgcactagggcatcaaactgctccggccgaacttgaggggttgactcggccggaggtggtgagtttcgGACGGAATGCCCAGGattgggtggaggacgtcgagaggcgttggaagcccctttgcttcttagcttcatggcagcgaactcggtcccttcctctagcgccaactattgctggaaattggacccgggggctaccgcgaagccggggaaggaggagctccgctgcggggacggtggtcggcggcgcgccgactggtgacgtcctcctggaggggcgtaagtcctgcaaaaagccggtggccgggctccccggcgccggccctccgatgcttaagtcagagggggcagatatgtggagagagcaaggaagagagtatatggagaagacagcaggaatatttttataagatgaagaagatgaagagggtgatatcctctattgtgtctgtgctgtttgcttCTTTTCACCCGGTCCAGGAGGATTCTGTCCGGGGGCCCCATCCTTTTTctcccaggtttccttttatagaaggatttttgttacctgggaggtgacaggaggtttgtcctcttttgtaataattgggcacgatttggcccattaatggcgtagtggagaacgggaccgaatcggaccgaaatcagggagttgtcacggtcgatcggacctgttggagtagttgaaccgccggctgtggtgggcctggggtccgtggatggtaagtgcatttattaccgaatgaaccggcggtcagtgagagccatacgctctgatggtttagtgatccggagatcgtcttgggccgtgctcattaaatgactgggtgcatcggagacttgagggagtctcatgcattaatggcaggtcgtgccaaatacatgcagagatcttatgccttgatggcttggagatagtgacaggctatagtagagtcgcgtgtatagccgccggacctttcgagaaagcttggcggggaggagtattagttaaggcatcggctcggcaagggtgtcgagccgagctggtcgcccagaggggcgccctgtggcggggttgcttctagtacctctggtcgacgccctttgggcgagcaccttctagccgagcgcctctatttggcgctgtctctggtcggcgcttcctagttcgagcgcttctctggtcggcgttcttctggtcggctctttctagccgagcatctcTACTTGGGACGTGTTGGTTGGTCCGAGCACCTCTTGGCGCTCCGGTCGGCACTCTTGGGCCGAGCATCTTCTCGGAttggcgctctctagccgagcacccctctggttggtgctctctggtcggcactctttggccgagcacctttccggtcggcgcttttcggccgagcgcctccgtggtggtatgacttggggtttttcccccaacaactTGGATTGAGATTTCTACTTGCCCCATTACTATGTCATAGCTATGGTTTTTTCACATGGTGGTCCTTGCCTCCGTCAAGAGGGATGGCCGTCTCCTTTCTTATCATAAAATTAGGCTCGCTCTCTCGAGGTGCATCCAACAAAGAAGtttatttttaatcaaaaaaaaaaaaaaagtctacgAACGATGCAGGGCTGCCTCCATGTCAATTGGAAAAGCGCAGATGAGATCAAGGCGCGATCCAACGGTTAAGGTGCGAAAGAAATCAATCTTCCTTTTGAAACGGTGATATACGGCTCTCAGTCTCTGATTAATACGGTTGAGTCGTTCACCGTGGTTTCCTATGTAATATAGAATGCTGTCTTATATTAGGATTCCTGTCATAGATACTGGTAACGAGCTATAGCCAGGTGTCGTGATATACGGATCCCGTTTCAGAAAGGAAACAGTGAAAACTACCGATTCACCGCATGTTTATTACCATAAGCAGATGGAAATCCAGATTCCAGAAACATCATCGCACCAACGGGGCCACGCACATGGTAACAGCACATGGCATCACCCCTCCCTGGACTTGTTACGTTCCTCGCGGCACAGCATCAGACCCTGGATGAGACAGCTCATGTCGTCGTACGACGAGCCACCCTCCGCCACCGCCTGCCGCCCCATCGCCGCCAGCTCTCGCACCCTCCGCCTCATCGCCGCCACCTCCTCCCCGCCGCCGACGAGCCGCTTCACCGCCTTCGCCAGCGCCTCCGCCGGCACCACCACCTTTTCCTCGTCCACCACGCTGCTGAACCCCTCCCACACGGGCGTCGCGATCTTGAGCACATCCACCAGTAACTTTTCCGTCTCGAACTGCTCGCAGCGGCGCGGCCATGTGGCCAGGGCCACCCCGGCGCACACCCCTTCCAACACCGAGTTCCATCCGCAGTGCATGACGAACCCTCCCACCGCCCGGTGGGCCAGGATCTCCGCCTGCGGGGCCCACCCCCGAACCACCAGCCCCCGCCCGGCGACCCTCTCCTCGTACCCCTCCGGCATCCACTTCTCTCCTTCAGCTCGCGGCACCCATACGAACGGGTGGCCGCTCGCCTCCAGCCCCAGCGCcagctctcggagctgctcctcGCTGAACTCGCACAGCGTCCCGAAGGAAACATACACCACCGAATCCTCCTCCCTGGCGTCCAGCCACCTCAGGGTGGCGTCGCGGCAGGCGGTGgctttctcctctttcttctccgcCGCAGGCGGATGAGTTCCGGCGAGCCCGACCGGGCCGACGAGGAAGACCTTCCGGGGGGCCACCTTGTAATAGTGCTCGGCGTAATCGGGCTCGAGGGCGTAGAAGCTGTTGACGATGACGCCGTAGCTGTTGAGCTCGGACTCGCGGAGGAGGCCAAGCATGTAAAGGGAGTTGAAGGCCTCTGACATGGTGGCGCGGGTGAACTGGACGGGATGGGGCAAGCCTGGGATGGAGAATGGCTCGGAGCGGGAGGAGATGGACTCGTAGGGGCGGTGAAGGTAGGTTTCGTTCTCGACGCAGAGGGAGAAGAGGCCGTATACCTGGAAGATGAGGCGGGGGATGCCGTGCTCGGCTGCGAGGGCGGTGGTCCAGACGTGGATGGCGTCGGAGACGAGGGCGTCTA
Coding sequences within it:
- the LOC120113255 gene encoding scopoletin glucosyltransferase-like, whose translation is MDSRAPEQQQQPLHIVFFPFLTRSHMIPMLETARIAAERGVKVTLVTTPANAHLLQPTIDRANSRPAFPHQPHMDLRLIPYPSVDFGLPDGCENLAAVPAPALAPNFYAALFSLRGALDTLLRDLRPVDALVSDAIHVWTTALAAEHGIPRLIFQVYGLFSLCVENETYLHRPYESISSRSEPFSIPGLPHPVQFTRATMSEAFNSLYMLGLLRESELNSYGVIVNSFYALEPDYAEHYYKVAPRKVFLVGPVGLAGTHPPAAEKKEEKATACRDATLRWLDAREEDSVVYVSFGTLCEFSEEQLRELALGLEASGHPFVWVPRAEGEKWMPEGYEERVAGRGLVVRGWAPQAEILAHRAVGGFVMHCGWNSVLEGVCAGVALATWPRRCEQFETEKLLVDVLKIATPVWEGFSSVVDEEKVVVPAEALAKAVKRLVGGGEEVAAMRRRVRELAAMGRQAVAEGGSSYDDMSCLIQGLMLCREERNKSREG